In the genome of Thiomicrospira aerophila AL3, one region contains:
- a CDS encoding NAD(P)/FAD-dependent oxidoreductase, with the protein MSSSQSTLSRRDLIKRFGAAAVASTGLFGFSNQAWSSKSAHIVIVGGGIGGAATAKYLRIANADVRITLVEPNPQYTFCPGSNEVFNGHETLENLTFNYDTMRQRYGVNVIQDKAVAIDYAKRQLRLASGEKVSYDKLVVSTGPDFIYDAVEGYSAAHAAGDLPHAWKAGAQTAKLKAQIDAMPQGGVFVMSSPDGAYRCPPAPYERVSMIADQLSRTNPTAKLIILDAKNRYTFQEHYEHYWKERYGFGTENEVISWVAEKEGGRAVKLDAANKTLITASGEKIKADVINIIPPHKASKFAMDAGLAQGQRWVDFEAKTFKSLVDPNVYVIGDMVNAPMSKTGMIASNQAKVVVESIVADLEGREPGTPFIANNCVAIISDDYGMTIADTHRFAGDRYLVQQRISEVTDNPYVRHIRADLAKNWQRTFRKEIFH; encoded by the coding sequence ATGAGCTCATCACAATCAACCCTAAGTCGTCGCGACCTAATTAAACGCTTTGGCGCCGCCGCGGTTGCCAGCACTGGCTTATTTGGTTTTAGCAACCAGGCCTGGTCAAGCAAGTCAGCGCATATTGTTATTGTCGGTGGTGGCATCGGTGGCGCTGCGACCGCGAAGTATCTGCGAATCGCGAATGCGGACGTCCGTATCACATTGGTTGAACCGAATCCGCAATACACCTTCTGCCCGGGCAGTAACGAGGTATTTAACGGTCACGAAACCCTTGAAAACCTGACCTTTAACTATGACACTATGCGCCAGCGTTATGGCGTCAATGTGATTCAAGACAAGGCGGTAGCGATTGACTATGCCAAGCGCCAATTACGTTTAGCCTCCGGCGAAAAAGTCAGCTACGACAAGCTGGTGGTTTCGACTGGGCCGGACTTTATCTATGACGCGGTCGAGGGCTATAGTGCCGCCCATGCCGCGGGTGATTTGCCACACGCATGGAAAGCCGGCGCACAAACCGCCAAACTGAAAGCGCAAATTGATGCCATGCCCCAAGGCGGTGTGTTTGTTATGTCATCTCCGGATGGTGCTTATCGCTGCCCCCCTGCCCCTTATGAGCGGGTCTCGATGATTGCCGATCAACTGTCGCGCACCAATCCCACCGCGAAGTTAATTATTCTCGATGCCAAAAACCGCTATACCTTCCAGGAGCACTATGAACACTACTGGAAAGAACGCTATGGCTTTGGCACCGAAAATGAAGTGATTAGCTGGGTGGCCGAAAAAGAAGGTGGCCGCGCGGTTAAACTCGATGCCGCCAATAAAACCCTCATCACCGCCAGTGGTGAAAAAATTAAAGCGGATGTCATCAACATTATCCCGCCGCACAAAGCATCAAAGTTTGCGATGGATGCAGGCCTGGCACAAGGCCAGCGTTGGGTGGATTTTGAAGCCAAAACCTTTAAATCCCTAGTTGACCCGAATGTCTATGTGATTGGCGATATGGTGAATGCCCCGATGTCGAAAACCGGCATGATTGCCAGCAACCAAGCCAAGGTGGTGGTGGAATCCATTGTTGCCGACTTGGAAGGCCGCGAACCCGGCACGCCGTTTATTGCGAATAACTGTGTGGCCATTATTTCCGATGACTATGGCATGACCATTGCCGACACCCATCGTTTTGCCGGTGACCGTTATTTGGTGCAACAGCGCATTTCAGAGGTGACGGATAACCCCTATGTTCGCCATATTCGTGCCGACTTGGCGAAAAACTGGCAACGTACTTTCCGCAAAGAAATCTTTCACTAG
- a CDS encoding c-type cytochrome gives MMKIKNQLLQSALIACLTLPGLVMAADAKLTDEQVNEINAQFPMPSGKMLGDSCAACHGTLGAEFNEGMPPLAGMNRQHFIDLMKAFRQGDFPTIVMHDVAYVYSDAEIEAMADYFASLPAEQWPAPNVRESAFLNPDGTIKQIGGAQ, from the coding sequence ATGATGAAGATTAAAAATCAATTATTACAAAGCGCGCTGATCGCCTGCCTGACACTACCAGGCCTGGTGATGGCAGCCGACGCCAAACTCACTGATGAACAGGTGAATGAAATCAATGCCCAGTTCCCGATGCCAAGCGGCAAAATGCTTGGCGATAGCTGTGCCGCCTGTCATGGCACCCTGGGCGCCGAGTTTAACGAAGGCATGCCGCCGTTAGCGGGTATGAACCGCCAACACTTTATTGACCTGATGAAGGCGTTTCGCCAAGGCGATTTCCCGACCATAGTGATGCATGATGTCGCTTATGTGTACAGCGATGCTGAAATCGAGGCAATGGCGGATTATTTTGCCTCGCTACCGGCGGAACAATGGCCAGCGCCGAATGTGCGCGAATCGGCCTTTTTAAATCCTGACGGCACAATTAAACAAATCGGAGGTGCGCAATGA